A region from the Pelagovum pacificum genome encodes:
- a CDS encoding alpha/beta fold hydrolase gives MTPEQILALIAALSGEPDPSAFAGLRDGGFDSAYPVEIVPCNRPVVPNEIEGETVICGTVDVPVDHDAPGDDTFTIRFDLYKARSLSPEPDPVMYLHGGPGDGIATKTIAGGRIFDFLRERRDIVTIDERGVDSSAPEMDCYGTLATDLEDVVALVSGTGTGPLPGEFLTACLEELDARGIDYTKINTYQNARDVPAVLAALGYDTYNLYGGSYGTKLAMEILRQDPPGLRSVVIDGNAPPWMEIYSSFWESHASPISVSLSPCERDPVCAEAYPDIVARTFALLDTLAETPIETASGDIDYGAILDLFEGRNDPYGPLRGLTPYIPLMVTQLEQGDTTLFDQARAGTLIPKTDAASVRAQAAAAGLGQAEMAQVEAMLSAAEHVRLASETVTAAAQALEAERDSDAINAGLAEIFDDRLAAAITAMPDATDRIAAGRDYLDLRFVEPSVPALTSLIAEHFDGDVAEDLTSLARQLAPGDVDRVFQLVEVDNAGTMANLEGSFQLFLYACQEDFVGGRNTRETFAETMAADGRWGPNMQQELLGGYGFFWDACPAFEPQPRDNWPLQAETDVPVLAMNGEVDSNTAPVWGERAIETFSNATNVMVPESGHGTILFSQCARDISAAFIADPEGDLDTSCVEGERLPVMLPDGTMHALPY, from the coding sequence ATGACCCCTGAACAAATCCTGGCCCTGATCGCGGCGCTGTCCGGCGAGCCCGATCCATCCGCCTTCGCAGGTCTGCGCGACGGTGGCTTCGACAGCGCCTACCCGGTCGAGATCGTGCCGTGCAACCGGCCCGTCGTGCCCAACGAGATCGAGGGCGAGACGGTCATCTGCGGCACCGTGGACGTGCCCGTCGATCACGACGCGCCGGGGGACGACACCTTCACGATCCGGTTCGATCTCTACAAGGCACGCTCGCTCTCGCCGGAGCCCGACCCGGTCATGTACCTCCACGGCGGCCCGGGCGACGGCATTGCGACCAAGACCATCGCAGGCGGCCGGATCTTCGACTTCCTGCGGGAGCGTCGCGACATCGTCACCATCGACGAACGCGGCGTGGATTCGAGCGCGCCCGAGATGGACTGCTACGGCACGCTCGCCACTGACCTCGAGGACGTCGTCGCGCTCGTGTCGGGGACGGGCACGGGCCCGCTGCCGGGCGAGTTCCTGACCGCCTGCCTCGAGGAGCTCGACGCGCGAGGAATCGACTACACCAAGATCAACACCTACCAGAACGCTCGCGACGTGCCGGCGGTGTTGGCCGCCCTCGGCTACGACACGTACAACCTCTACGGCGGCTCCTACGGGACGAAGCTCGCTATGGAGATCCTGCGTCAGGATCCGCCGGGGTTGCGGTCCGTCGTCATCGACGGGAACGCGCCGCCCTGGATGGAGATTTATTCCAGTTTCTGGGAATCGCACGCCTCGCCCATCAGCGTGAGCCTGTCGCCCTGCGAGCGCGACCCGGTCTGTGCCGAGGCCTATCCCGATATCGTGGCCCGCACCTTCGCGCTGCTCGATACCCTGGCGGAGACACCGATCGAGACGGCGAGCGGCGACATCGACTACGGGGCGATCCTCGATCTCTTCGAGGGACGCAATGATCCCTACGGGCCGCTCCGGGGGCTGACGCCCTACATTCCGCTCATGGTCACGCAGCTCGAACAGGGCGACACGACGCTCTTCGACCAGGCCCGAGCCGGGACGCTGATCCCGAAGACCGACGCTGCCTCGGTTCGCGCGCAGGCCGCCGCCGCGGGACTGGGGCAGGCCGAGATGGCGCAGGTCGAGGCGATGCTCTCCGCGGCCGAACACGTCCGCCTTGCGAGCGAGACGGTCACCGCCGCCGCGCAGGCGCTCGAGGCGGAGCGGGACTCCGATGCCATCAACGCCGGACTGGCCGAGATCTTCGACGACCGGCTGGCGGCGGCCATCACCGCCATGCCCGACGCGACCGACCGGATCGCGGCGGGGCGCGACTACCTGGACCTGCGGTTCGTCGAGCCCTCCGTACCGGCGTTGACGTCCCTTATAGCGGAACACTTCGACGGCGATGTCGCGGAAGACCTGACCAGCCTCGCGCGTCAACTGGCGCCCGGCGACGTCGACCGGGTGTTCCAGCTTGTCGAGGTCGACAATGCCGGCACGATGGCCAACCTCGAAGGCAGCTTCCAGCTCTTCCTCTACGCCTGCCAGGAGGATTTCGTCGGCGGGCGCAACACCCGCGAGACCTTCGCCGAGACGATGGCCGCGGACGGACGCTGGGGCCCGAACATGCAGCAGGAGCTGCTGGGCGGCTACGGCTTCTTTTGGGACGCCTGCCCGGCGTTCGAGCCTCAGCCGCGGGACAACTGGCCCCTTCAGGCTGAGACCGACGTGCCGGTCCTGGCGATGAACGGCGAGGTCGACAGCAACACCGCGCCAGTCTGGGGCGAACGCGCGATCGAGACCTTCTCGAACGCCACCAACGTGATGGTTCCCGAATCCGGCCACGGCACGATCCTCTTCAGCCAGTGCGCCCGCGACATCTCGGCCGCGTTCATCGCGGATCCGGAGGGCGACCTCGATACGTCCTGCGTCGAGGGCGAACGCCTTCCCGTGATGCTGCCCGACGGCACGATGCACGCGTTGCCCTATTGA
- a CDS encoding CPBP family intramembrane glutamic endopeptidase, with product MTRADAPSTHRLGWTLATLAGWMAITFLGAWLFHPGEESLDELVTSGISWQLVAACIFLVAMIRWQGWHDLGFRSPAPGTLRLLWLPLLMVGLLLLLAAAAGLPPISAILFILVNTLVVGFSEETMFRGVLFRTLWGRMSVWPAILVTSVLFGAVHVLNGFITGSFGNAMAQAVLAGCSGILFVAILLRTGSIWVAIVYHALWDTATFLVVAGALTSDEATQASETASVGGVAATLMPLLLVLPNLLYALWLLRKVHKDPPPGAQTL from the coding sequence ATGACCCGCGCCGACGCGCCTTCGACCCATCGCCTTGGCTGGACGCTCGCGACCCTCGCCGGCTGGATGGCGATCACCTTCCTAGGCGCCTGGCTCTTTCACCCCGGCGAGGAGTCGCTCGACGAGCTCGTGACGAGCGGCATCTCCTGGCAGCTCGTCGCGGCCTGCATCTTTCTCGTCGCGATGATCCGCTGGCAGGGCTGGCACGACCTCGGCTTCCGCTCGCCGGCACCGGGCACGCTCAGGCTGCTCTGGTTGCCGCTCCTGATGGTTGGTCTGCTGTTGCTGTTGGCCGCGGCAGCCGGGCTTCCGCCGATCTCCGCGATCCTCTTCATCCTGGTGAACACGCTGGTCGTCGGTTTCTCCGAAGAGACGATGTTCCGCGGTGTCCTTTTCCGGACGCTCTGGGGACGGATGTCGGTCTGGCCGGCGATCCTTGTGACCTCCGTCCTGTTCGGTGCGGTTCACGTTCTGAACGGCTTCATCACCGGGTCGTTCGGCAATGCCATGGCACAGGCCGTGTTGGCCGGATGCTCCGGCATCCTGTTCGTCGCGATCCTTCTGCGAACCGGCTCGATCTGGGTCGCGATCGTCTACCATGCGCTTTGGGACACGGCGACGTTCCTCGTCGTCGCCGGCGCCCTCACCTCAGACGAGGCGACGCAGGCCTCCGAAACCGCGTCCGTCGGAGGCGTCGCCGCGACCTTGATGCCTCTCCTGCTCGTCCTGCCGAACCTGCTCTACGCGCTCTGGCTGCTTCGCAAGGTCCACAAAGATCCACCGCCCGGCGCCCAGACCCTGTAG
- a CDS encoding alpha/beta fold hydrolase: MTPEQILALIASLSGEPDPAAFEQLRNGGADPDYPVAIIDCPRPVVPDEIEGETVICGTVTVPYDHRDPEGRTITIAFNLYKAESLSPAPDPVIYLHGGPGDGAVRSLGRTIELFQHLRGRRDIIAIDERGVDNSAPEMDCYDTFSAQLQTVLDMQSGATPPQWEDAFVEGCLAELDERGIDISLINTEQNAMDVPAVMSALGYDTYNIYGASYGTKLTQEVLRQNPPGIRSAVIDGNAPPWLPLYSMFWQAHSDAIRYSFGPCEADPVCAEAYPDIVDRTFQLFETLYDEPIQTSTGEEVTFFDAYAVIDQRGTYGGEFYGLTPWLPLMVSQLENGETEIIEQIIAGQLPPETDTPEAIRSSAAAAGLSAAEMAQVDAMLAAAEHINLAEDTVETAARALESARDGDSRGADLAEIFDDRLGAAVAALDTQEARIEAGQAYLNLRFEEPSTDLLVTLVETHLPTDAATELAAMARQLSPEGVDRVFELVEADNRAAYDTLEYQFQTFVYACQEDFSDGFNSRERMAELMEEDGSWGPNMRSVFVDYYGETFIDHCALFEKHPRENWTVPVSTDLPVLSMNGELDINTAASWGIMAVEDFSNAQVVIVPESAHGTMRYSQCARDIAVAFLDNPEEEVDTACIPGERAPVMLPDGTMHQLTQ, encoded by the coding sequence ATGACCCCTGAACAGATCCTGGCCCTCATCGCCTCGCTTTCCGGCGAGCCGGACCCCGCGGCATTCGAGCAGCTTCGCAACGGCGGGGCCGATCCGGACTACCCGGTGGCGATCATCGACTGCCCCCGCCCGGTCGTCCCCGACGAGATCGAGGGCGAGACCGTGATCTGCGGCACTGTCACCGTGCCCTACGATCACCGTGACCCCGAGGGCAGGACGATCACCATCGCGTTCAACCTATACAAGGCGGAGTCGCTCTCGCCCGCGCCGGACCCGGTGATCTATCTGCACGGCGGCCCGGGGGACGGCGCCGTCCGGTCCCTCGGCCGTACGATCGAGCTCTTCCAGCACCTGCGCGGGCGCCGGGACATCATCGCCATCGACGAGCGCGGCGTGGACAACAGCGCGCCCGAGATGGACTGCTACGACACCTTCAGCGCGCAGCTTCAGACGGTGCTCGACATGCAGTCCGGCGCAACTCCGCCGCAGTGGGAAGACGCCTTCGTCGAAGGCTGCCTGGCCGAACTGGACGAACGCGGCATCGACATCTCGCTCATCAATACCGAGCAGAACGCTATGGACGTGCCCGCCGTCATGTCGGCGCTCGGCTACGACACCTACAACATCTACGGCGCCTCCTACGGCACCAAGCTGACGCAGGAGGTGCTGCGCCAGAACCCGCCCGGCATCCGGTCCGCCGTCATCGACGGCAACGCGCCGCCCTGGCTGCCGCTCTATTCGATGTTCTGGCAGGCCCATTCGGATGCGATCAGGTATTCCTTCGGGCCTTGCGAGGCCGATCCGGTCTGCGCCGAGGCCTACCCCGACATCGTCGACCGGACCTTCCAGCTGTTCGAGACGCTTTACGATGAGCCAATCCAAACCTCTACCGGTGAGGAGGTCACCTTCTTCGACGCCTATGCCGTGATCGACCAGCGCGGCACGTACGGCGGCGAGTTCTACGGGCTGACCCCATGGCTGCCGCTGATGGTGAGCCAGCTCGAGAACGGCGAGACGGAGATCATCGAACAGATCATTGCCGGGCAGCTTCCGCCTGAGACCGACACGCCCGAGGCGATCCGCTCCAGCGCCGCCGCCGCGGGCCTGAGCGCCGCCGAGATGGCGCAGGTCGATGCCATGCTTGCCGCCGCCGAGCATATCAACCTGGCCGAAGACACGGTCGAGACAGCAGCCCGCGCCCTCGAAAGCGCGCGCGACGGCGACAGCCGCGGCGCCGACCTGGCCGAGATCTTCGACGATCGCCTCGGCGCTGCCGTTGCCGCGCTCGACACCCAGGAGGCGCGGATCGAGGCGGGCCAGGCCTACCTGAACCTGCGGTTCGAGGAGCCCTCGACAGACCTGCTGGTCACCCTCGTCGAAACGCACCTGCCGACGGACGCGGCGACCGAGCTCGCCGCCATGGCGCGGCAATTGTCGCCGGAGGGGGTCGATCGTGTGTTCGAGCTGGTCGAGGCCGACAACCGCGCCGCCTACGACACGCTGGAATACCAGTTCCAGACCTTCGTCTATGCCTGCCAGGAGGATTTCTCGGACGGGTTCAACTCCCGCGAGCGGATGGCCGAACTGATGGAAGAGGACGGCTCCTGGGGGCCGAACATGCGGAGCGTGTTCGTCGATTACTACGGCGAGACCTTCATCGACCACTGCGCCCTGTTCGAAAAGCACCCGCGCGAGAACTGGACGGTGCCCGTGTCGACGGACCTCCCCGTCCTGTCCATGAACGGTGAACTCGACATCAACACGGCAGCCAGCTGGGGGATCATGGCGGTCGAGGACTTCTCCAACGCGCAGGTGGTGATCGTCCCCGAATCCGCCCACGGCACGATGCGCTACAGCCAGTGCGCCCGCGACATCGCCGTCGCCTTCCTCGACAACCCGGAGGAGGAGGTGGACACCGCCTGCATCCCCGGAGAGCGGGCGCCGGTAATGCTGCCCGACGGCACGATGCACCAGTTGACCCAATGA
- a CDS encoding SDR family oxidoreductase, whose protein sequence is MTQQIRTAIVTGASRGIGAEIARQLAADGIAVAVNYASSPDAAEAVVADITAQDGRAVAIQADLADPTAAKRLFDAAETAFGHVDILVNNAGTMKLAPIAEVEEAQIDAQVALNLAAPIRLMREAANRIGKGGRIVSLSSSVVGLYQPGYGIYAATKAGIEALTHVLAKELGPKGVTVNAVAPGPVGTDFFLAGKSDALVEQIEKMNPFGRLGTPTDIALVVRFLAGEEAAWISGQVIRANGGVV, encoded by the coding sequence ATGACCCAGCAGATCAGAACCGCCATCGTCACGGGCGCCTCGCGCGGCATCGGGGCCGAGATCGCACGCCAGCTCGCGGCCGACGGGATCGCCGTCGCAGTCAATTACGCCAGCAGTCCCGACGCAGCCGAGGCCGTGGTCGCTGACATCACCGCGCAGGACGGGCGTGCCGTGGCGATACAAGCCGACCTCGCGGACCCGACGGCGGCCAAGCGCCTCTTCGACGCGGCCGAAACGGCGTTCGGGCATGTCGACATCCTCGTCAACAATGCCGGGACGATGAAACTGGCCCCGATCGCCGAGGTGGAGGAGGCACAGATCGACGCACAAGTCGCCCTGAACCTTGCCGCCCCGATCCGGCTGATGCGCGAGGCGGCGAACCGGATCGGGAAGGGCGGGCGGATCGTCAGCCTCTCTTCGTCTGTCGTCGGTCTCTACCAGCCGGGCTACGGCATCTACGCCGCGACCAAGGCGGGGATCGAGGCACTGACCCACGTGCTCGCCAAGGAGCTCGGACCGAAGGGGGTCACGGTCAACGCCGTCGCACCCGGCCCGGTCGGCACCGACTTCTTCCTGGCCGGCAAGAGCGATGCTCTGGTCGAGCAGATCGAGAAGATGAACCCCTTCGGCCGACTGGGCACGCCGACGGACATCGCCCTCGTCGTCCGCTTCCTCGCCGGAGAAGAGGCGGCCTGGATCAGCGGACAGGTCATCCGCGCCAACGGCGGCGTCGTCTGA
- a CDS encoding LysR family transcriptional regulator gives MDRLDRLELFTRIVEAGSFARAARDLNVARSTATNAINLLERETGVRLLARTTRHVAPTPEGEAFYIKARDILAEVEETFGAFGSASPTGHLRIDASGLLTRTFLVPHLPAFLEEYPGLTIAFSQSDRFSNIVQDGVDCALRVGELDDSSLRRRRLGELPEITCASPDYLARHGTPRDVDALAGHRMVGFLSSRTGDVMPLEFVHQGTVHRRHIECVVSTDNSDTAAELARQGLGLIQAPQYRFAADLASGALVEVLGDCRPEPMPLNAIHSADRRVSLRLKVFLDWVSALFAESRVQID, from the coding sequence ATGGACCGGCTGGATCGACTTGAGCTCTTCACCCGTATCGTCGAGGCCGGCAGCTTCGCGCGGGCCGCGCGCGACCTGAACGTCGCGCGTTCCACCGCGACCAACGCCATCAACCTTCTGGAGCGGGAAACCGGGGTGCGCCTGCTCGCCCGCACGACGCGGCACGTGGCCCCCACGCCGGAGGGAGAGGCGTTCTACATCAAGGCCCGCGACATCCTCGCCGAGGTCGAGGAGACGTTCGGTGCCTTCGGCTCGGCCAGCCCCACGGGCCACCTGCGCATCGACGCCTCCGGTTTGCTGACCCGGACCTTCCTGGTCCCGCATTTACCCGCGTTCCTGGAAGAGTATCCCGGGCTCACGATTGCCTTCTCGCAGAGCGACCGTTTCTCCAACATCGTGCAGGATGGGGTGGATTGCGCCCTGCGCGTGGGTGAGCTCGACGACAGCAGCCTCAGGCGCAGACGGCTGGGAGAGTTGCCCGAGATCACCTGCGCCAGCCCCGACTACCTCGCGCGCCACGGCACGCCCCGCGACGTCGATGCCCTGGCGGGACACCGGATGGTGGGCTTCCTGTCGTCACGCACCGGCGACGTGATGCCGCTGGAATTCGTCCACCAGGGAACAGTGCACCGTCGCCACATCGAGTGCGTCGTCTCGACGGACAACTCCGACACGGCGGCGGAACTTGCGCGTCAGGGTCTGGGGCTTATCCAGGCCCCGCAATACCGCTTCGCGGCAGACCTCGCCTCCGGCGCGTTGGTCGAAGTGCTCGGCGATTGCCGCCCTGAACCGATGCCGCTCAACGCGATACATTCCGCCGATAGACGCGTCTCGCTCAGGTTGAAGGTGTTCCTCGACTGGGTCAGCGCGCTGTTCGCCGAAAGCCGGGTGCAGATCGACTGA
- a CDS encoding MFS transporter — MTDDLRKWRAALFVFFFIPGITISSWVTRTPAIRDGIEASLAQMGLVLLGLSAGSMSGLLMAGAAVGRFGTRRITFIGMWLIIVGMFVLASGVAIGLAPLVALGLALFGFGMGGCEIAINVDGAKVEQASGRTLMHALHGCFSLGTVVGALFGFGMAALQVPVVWHLCLVTALSIAPIVVCMRWIPEGTGLTRTTGTDEDRSVADDTYWKDLQVYLIGIVVLAVALAEGAANDWLPILMVDEHGFSPAIGGLVFVGFASAMTVGRFSGGYFLERFGPAAVIRGSAVLCGLGLAAVIFAPVPELAAVSVVLWGLGTSLGFPVAISAAGASGGNTTGRVRVVTFCGYIAFLVGPPFLGLLGELYGLRSAMLVVFGLIVMAGIVAPALRPRRLSAVA; from the coding sequence ATGACAGACGATCTCCGCAAATGGCGGGCCGCACTCTTCGTGTTCTTCTTCATCCCGGGGATCACGATTTCCAGCTGGGTCACCCGGACACCGGCCATCCGGGACGGGATCGAGGCTTCGCTGGCCCAGATGGGGCTCGTACTTCTGGGGCTGTCGGCGGGGTCGATGTCGGGGCTGTTGATGGCAGGGGCGGCCGTCGGACGGTTCGGCACGCGCAGGATCACCTTCATCGGGATGTGGCTGATCATCGTCGGCATGTTCGTCCTCGCTTCGGGGGTCGCGATCGGACTGGCCCCGCTCGTCGCGCTCGGCCTGGCGTTGTTCGGGTTCGGCATGGGCGGCTGCGAGATCGCGATCAACGTGGACGGGGCGAAGGTCGAGCAGGCCTCGGGCCGCACCCTGATGCATGCGCTGCACGGCTGCTTCAGCCTCGGCACGGTAGTCGGGGCGCTGTTCGGCTTCGGGATGGCAGCCCTCCAGGTGCCGGTCGTCTGGCATCTTTGCCTGGTCACCGCTCTCTCCATCGCGCCGATCGTCGTTTGCATGCGCTGGATCCCGGAGGGCACGGGGCTGACGCGCACGACCGGGACCGACGAGGACCGTTCCGTTGCCGACGACACCTACTGGAAGGACCTCCAGGTCTATCTGATCGGGATCGTCGTCCTCGCCGTGGCCCTTGCCGAAGGCGCCGCGAACGACTGGCTTCCCATCCTCATGGTCGACGAGCACGGCTTCTCGCCCGCCATCGGTGGGCTGGTGTTCGTCGGCTTCGCGTCGGCGATGACCGTCGGCCGGTTCTCGGGCGGCTATTTCCTGGAGCGGTTCGGACCCGCGGCCGTCATCCGGGGCAGCGCCGTCCTGTGCGGGCTGGGGCTGGCCGCAGTGATCTTTGCACCCGTTCCCGAACTGGCCGCCGTCTCGGTTGTCCTGTGGGGGCTGGGCACCTCTCTTGGCTTCCCCGTGGCCATCTCCGCCGCCGGTGCATCGGGAGGCAACACGACCGGTCGGGTCCGTGTCGTGACCTTCTGCGGCTACATCGCGTTTCTCGTGGGACCACCGTTCCTGGGTCTGCTGGGCGAGCTTTACGGGCTGCGGTCCGCCATGCTGGTCGTCTTCGGGCTCATCGTGATGGCAGGGATCGTCGCCCCTGCCCTGCGCCCTCGTCGCCTGTCGGCCGTCGCCTAG
- a CDS encoding tautomerase family protein, with product MPFVNIKTPEAGLTPAQKAEIGHRVTDMLVEYFSEAARPHTMVLIEEVQDGGYYRADETFVIPDDNRAR from the coding sequence ATGCCATTCGTGAACATCAAGACACCCGAAGCCGGACTCACGCCGGCCCAGAAGGCCGAGATCGGCCACCGCGTGACGGACATGCTGGTCGAGTACTTTTCCGAAGCCGCACGCCCGCACACCATGGTCCTGATCGAAGAGGTCCAGGACGGCGGCTATTACCGTGCCGACGAGACCTTCGTCATACCGGATGACAACCGGGCCAGATGA